AAGTGTGTTCCCGGTAGTGAAAACATCATCAATCAATAAAATGTTTTTCCCTGAAATATTTTTGGTGATAGAAAACGTGTTTTCGATTTCTAAACGATGTTGTCTGTTTTTCAAAGCTTGCGCTTTTGAATAATAGTTTCTTTTAATTAAATCATGACTAAAAGGAATTTCGTAAAACTTCGATAATATTTCCGTAAATAAATGAAGCTGATTATAGCCTCTTTCCTTTAGTTTCTTCGGATGTAATGGGACTGAAACTAATAAATCAGGCTTTTCATTTTTAAAATCTAGTCGTTCCGTCGTCCATTCTGCTAAAATCTTTCCAACTTTTTCTCGACTTTTATATTTTAATTCGTGAATAATTTTTCGGCTTAAATTTTCCTTTTCAAACTGCATTAATGCAAAAGCATTTTCAATAGGAAAGAGAAGTTTACATTTCTCCAGAATATAATTGTTCTCGAAAAAGTTGAAATGGGTAAAGTGAATTTGCTCAAAACAAACATTACAGACAAGCAAGTCGCCGTCAATAATTCGGTTGCAGTGAATGCAGCGATTGGGAAAGAAAATATCTAAAATCATTTGTGTGTTTTATGAAACTAAGATAGTGATTTTGGCTGGAAGATGTAGGCTTGAAGTTGGATGTTTTATATGAAGTTTGACTGAATGCTCTTAATTTAAATAAACAAAGTTTATTTTTCAAAAATGTAGAGGTGCTTTATCGAGTAATAAACTATCAAATAGTTGATATTAAATTTTTGCGAAAATTTATTAAGTTTAAAAATATTCTCAATATATTAAGCTTCCATCATCCAGCTTCAAACTCCCAGCCTAAAAATCTTTGCGAATTTTCTCAATTGCATTTTTCATGCTCGAATTAAAATATTCTTTTTCCAGACGAATCGGTGGCGACTGTCTCACTTCGCAGTCGGCAATACTGCAAGATTCACAAGTTACACCAACATTGACGGTTTTTAATGTCTCAGATTTAATAAAATTGATTTTCTTGATGGTCTGCGAATTCAGTAAAATTCCCAAGCAATAGCTTCTGTTGCTTCCATCAGAGAACGGGTTTTTCTGCGAGGTTGAAATAACCAAATAACTTACACCTTGGTCTTTGTAATGAGAAATTTGTGCATCGGTCAAAGTCTCGTTTTCAGTTAAATCGTGCAGGTTTTTAATCGCAATCCATCTTCTGCAATAATGTTCGTTCGTTGCATTGGCGTGAGGAGCTTGTTGATGATTAAGATGTAATTCCTTTAAAATATGTATTTTATCTGAATTTTTCTTTTTTACCAAACACAAATAAAACAAATCTTTAATTCCTAGTTCTGAAGAAAGTACATTGGTTAATCGATAGTAAAAAGTTTCAGGTGAATGGGTGAAATTCTCAATTAAACTTTCGAAGTTCTTTGGCTTCCAATCATTTTGAAGGAAAAATTCAGAAGTTTTTTCAATCGTTTTCTGTTTTGAAATTAATAAAGCTCCGGCAAAATAAGAAGCATAAAAATTATTTAAAATTTCTTCAAAGCTTCCAAAATCAAGCCATGAATAAGTGTTTGGACGATTTTTTAATTCTAAAACATTAAAAGCTATTTCTTTTGAAAGTATAAAAGTCTTTTGATCTTTTTCTAATTTTTGATTTAAAAGCAACAATTTTTTTTCAGGAATAAATAGTGAACGGAGATTATCCAACGTTCCATATTGTTCGAAATCTTCTGATTGAATTTTATAATTAAATTTTTCAGCTAAAATATTTTCTAAAATATCAGGCTGTAGATTTTTGCCAATTTCTAATTGGTTTTTGTCTGCAAATTGCAAAGCTTTGTCTTCAATCTCAGGGAAATAATTATCATACAATTCCTGAAAAGATCGCAGAACAGCGAAGTAAAATCGTTCTTTTCCCAGATTGTAATTCTGTGAAATTTCAATCAAAGCGTTGATAAAAGCAGTCACTTTTTTGGGAGCATCGCTGATGATACTGATGAGATTGTTCTTGTTGATTCCGAAAAGATCCAAAGGAATTTCTTTAAAAAAATCAGACTGTAAAATTTCGTTAAAAGGAGCTAAACTTTTATCCAGTTTTGTAGAAACCAAATCATCAAATGTGCAATTCAGAGATTCTGAAAGCTGAATGATTTTATCATGTTTCGGATATTTTTTTCCGTTTTCAATTTCGTTGAGGTAAGATTTAGATAAACCAGTTTTCAACGCAAGAGCCTGCAAAGACCAATTTTTCCGTTGTCTTTGCTGTTTTAGTTTTAGTCCGAAAACTGTTTTGATAAAATCACTGTCCGAATTCATAATTCAAATATAAGATTTAGAAGCGATTTTTCGCATAATAATTTTTAAAATAAATTTAGCGAACGTTCGCTGTGTGTGAAAATTTTTATTTAGGTTTGTAATGTCGAATCACAAAATCAACACGTTATGGAAACTAAAACTCAATTAAAAATAAATGCACAGCAACAATTTGAAGAAATTTTCACCAATGATTTGGTAGATTTTCTGGTTGAGCTTCATCAGAATTTTAATCCTAAAAGATTAGAACTTTTAGAAGAAAGAAAAAAAACGCAACAGGAGTTTAATCAAGGAATTCTTCCAAGATTTTTATCTGAAACAGAAAAAATCAGAACTGGAAATTGGGTTTGCGCACCACTTCCTGAAGATTTGCTCGACAGAAGAGTAGAAATTACCGGACCTGTTGATAGGAAAATGATTATCAATGCTTTGAATTCTGGTGCTTCAACCTTTATGGCAGATTTTGAAGACAGTAATTCTCCAACTTGGAAAAATTGTATGGAAGGGCAAATCAATTTGTCAGATGCAATCAGTCGACAAATTGATTTTACAAATGAACAAGGAAAATCATATCGATTAAATGAGAAGATTGCTGTTTTGTTGGTTCGTCCGAGAGGTTTGCATTTGAATGAAAAGCATATTGAAATTAATGATGAGCAGGCTTCAGCTTCATTAATTGATTTTGGAATTTATTTTTTCAGAAACATAAAAAAGTTGATGGAAAACGGTAGTGTAACCTATTTTTATCTTCCAAAATTAGAGCATTACAAAGAAGCCCGTTGGTGGAATGAAGTTTTTGTTTTTGCTCAAAATTATCTTGAAATTCCAGAAGGAACAATCAAAGCAACTGTTTTAATTGAAACAATTACGGCTTCTTTTCAGATTGATGAAATTTTATTTGAATTAAAAAAGCACAGCTCCGGTTTGAATTGCGGACGATGGGATTATATTTTTTCGTTCATTAAAAAATTCAGAAATCTTCCTGAATTTATCGTTCCAGATAGAGATCAGGTAACGATGATTTCACCTTTTATGAATGCGTATTCAAAAAGGGTAATTGAAATTTGCCACAAAAGAAATGTTCACGCAATTGGTGGTATGGCGGCACAAATTCCTATTAAAAATGATTATGAAGCGAATAGCGTAGCCTTCGGAAAAGTAAGAGCTGATAAAGAAAGAGAAGTGAAAAATGGTCACGATGGAACTTGGGTGGCACATCCTGCTTTAGTTTCTGTAGCGAAAGATATTTTTGATCAATTTATGCCAGAAAAAAATCAAATCGATAAAAAGTTTTATTATAAAATTACCGAAAAAGATTTACTGGAAATTCCAAAAGGTGAAATTACTGAAAAGGGTGTCCGTAAAAATATCAACGTTGGGATTCTCTATATTGAATCATGGCTAATGGGAACGGGAGCTGCAGCTATTTACAATTTGATGGAAGATGCAGCGACTGCAGAAATTTCTAGAACCCAAATTTGGCAATGGCTGAAAAATGATGCTGTTCTCAATGATGAGCGAACATTGACAAGAGAAATGATTCTTCAATGGGAATTTGAAGAATTAGAAAGAATCGAAAAATATATCGGAGCAGATCGTTTCAAAAACGGAAAATTCAGTTTGGCAAAAGAACTTTTTAACGAACTCATTTTTTGTGAGAATTTTGAAGAATTTTTAACCTTAAAAGCATATCCTTTTATTTAAATGGGAGCTGGAGGTTTTCCGTTACTTCAAGTAGATTTTTGAAAAAAATCATATCGAGAAGTTGTTGAGCATAGGACAAATTTTGTTTGAACTTCACTGGTTCTCGATACATTTTTCTCCGCTTTGCTACGAAAAACACTAGAACTGACGAAGCGACTCTAAAACCCCAAATTTTGCAACTCGAATCCCGAACCCCGCAACTCAAAACAAAATTTTAAAATCCAAATATTATGAAAACAAAACAAGATCAAATTCAGGAAATAGAAAAAGACTGGTTGGGAAATCCACGTTGGAAAGGTGTGAAAAGACCTTATACAGCAGAAGATGTTTTAAAACTTCGTGGTTCTTACCAATTAGAGTACACGATTGCGACCGAAATGTCAAAGAAATTTTGGAATAAACTAAATTCTCAAGATTTCGTTGCAGGATTAGGAGCTTTAACCGGCAATCAGGCAGTACAGGAAGTTGATGCGGGATTGGAAGCGATTTATCTTTCAGGATGGCAGGTTGCGGCCGATGCCAATTTGTCTGGTGAAATGTATCCTGATCAGTCTTTGTATCCTGCGAATTCAGTGCCTTCTGTGGTGAAAAAAATAAATAATGCTTTGTTGAGAGCCGATCAAATACAATCGGTAAACGGAGGTGGAGAGAAAGAATATTTGGTTCCGATTATTGCAGATGCAGAAGCAGGTTTTGGTGGAAATCTGAATGCTTATGAATTAATGAAGCAGATGATAGAAGCTGGAGCGGCGGCGGTTCATTTTGAAGATCAGCTGTCTTCCGCAAAAAAATGTGGTCATTTAGGAGGAAAAGTTTTGGTTCCAACTCAGGAAGCGATTAATAAGTTGATTTCGGCTCGTTTGGCAGCGGATGTTTTAGGTGTTCCGAGCTTAATTATCGCAAGAACAGATGCTGATGCTGCAGATTTGTTGACTTCAGATATTGATGACAGGGATAAGAAATTTGTGACAGGGGAGAGAACTTCCGAAGGTTTTTATGTCGTGAAAAATGGAGTAGAGCAAGGAATTGACAGAGGCTTGTCTTATGCTCCTTATGCAGATTTAATTTGGATGGAAACTTCAAATCCTGATTTGGAACAGGCAAAACAATTTGCAGAAGGAATTCATGCGAAGTTTCCGGGAAAAATGCTTGCTTATAATTGTTCGCCGTCTTTCAACTGGGCAGCAAGACTTTCGGTAGATGAGATGCTGAATTTCAGAGAAGAATTGGCAAAAATGGGTTATAAATTTCAATTTATCACATTGGCTGGTTTCCATGCATTGAATACGGCAATGTTTGAACTGGCTTTAGCATATAAAGAAAAAGGAATGGCAGGTTATTCTGAACTGCAGGAAAGAGAGTTTGCTTTGCAACAAAAAGGTTTCAGGGCAGTGAAACATCAATCTTTTGTTGGAACAGGATATTTTGATGAGATTCAGAATATTGTTACAGGAGGTTCTTCGGCGACTGTTGCGATGAAAGATTCTACGGAAACAGCGCAGTTTCATTAAAATAATTTGTTGGAAAACGCTAAGAAGCAAAGATTAATGAAATTTATAATGTTTTAAGGCGCAAGAAAATCAAAGATTTTCAATATTAAAAGTCGTAAATTTTATCAAAGATAAAATCTTTGCGCCTTAAAAACATATAATTTGTAAATTTCCTAGCGCCTTTGCCTTTTTCTAACAGAAAAAAATATTAAAAAGATCATTTTAACTCAATTTAATTGTTAAGAACCTTCTCAATTTTGGGAAGGTTCTGCTTTTATGTTTTATTTTTGAGTAAATATTTGAAGAAGATGAGTTTGATTTTTGAAAAGCAGATAAAGATTACAGAGCAACATATTGATGTAAACAATCACGTAAACAATGTGCAGTATGTAAAGTGGGTAGAAGAAATTGCTGGTGAACATTGGGATTCCGTAAAAAATCAATTAGGTTTTCCAAATGACATCTGGATGCTTCTCGATCATCATATTCAATATAAAAAGCAGGTTTATTTGGGAGATGTAATTACGGTGAAAACCTATCCTAAATCTCCTGAGGGAATTCGACAACCAAGAAAAGTAGAGTTTTATTGCAATGATATTTTGGTGGTAGATTCGCTTACGCTTTGGGTTTTTATTGATAAAGAAACACAGAAAATTAAAAGACTAGATGAGAATTGGCTTAATTTGCTTTGATTTTTAATAAAAATATTTATTTTCGTGGTTCAAAAAAAACTACATGGAAACGAAAAACACAGAAGATCAATTTGCAGAGTTTGAAAAATACGAAGCACTTTCTGATCAGGATATTTTTACAAAAATCTGGACAGAGCCAAGAAGGATTTTTAGATTTATCAATGATACCCGATACGATAAATATTTGTACTTACTTATGTTTCTTGCGGGTGTAGCGAGTGCTTTTCAGCGCTCCAGCTCTAAAAATATGGGTGATCATTCATCATTGTTTTTAATTGTTTTCGGATGCGTTATTCTTGGCGGCGCTTTGGGATGGATTTCTTATTACATTTATGCAGCACTTTTAAGTTGGTCGGGAAAATGGCTGAATGGCGTTGGAGATACATCTTCAATTTTTAGAATGATGGCTTATGCAGTGATTCCTTCAATTTTAGGTTTGTTTTTTCTGTTTTTGCAGATCGCAGTTTACGGTGTTGATTATTTTACAGATTTTGCAGGATATTTAGAAAAAAGTGTACTCATAAACGTTATTTTCTGGATTTCATTCGTCATAGAAAATCTATTATCACTTGCAACTTTGGTTTTTATGGTAATTGGGCTTTCTGAAGTGCAGAAAATTTCGATAGGAAAAGCAATTATCAATCTTCTTTTACCAATTGCAATCATTGTTGTACCAATACTTATTATAGTTTTAATAGCATTTCTAGTTAAAGTCTAAGTTAGGGTTTTCTTTTGCAAAATGAATTTCCCTATCTTTGTCCTATGATACGTATTACAAAAATTTTTACATTCGAAACGGCCCATGTTTTATATAACTATGACGGGAAATGTAAAAATATGCACGGGCATTCTTATAAACTTTTCGTTACGGTAAAAGGAAAACCTGTTAATGATCTTGAAAATCCTAAAAATGGAATGGTGGTAGACTTTGGCGATATTAAAGATATTGTAAAGTCTGAAATTGTTGATGTTTGGGATCATTCTGTTTTGATTAATGGAGTTTCTCCACATAGAGAATTGGGTGAAAGTTTAGAAAATCAGGGTCATAAAGTGATTTACTGTACTTTTCAGCCAACTTGTGAAAATATGTTGTACGCCATTGCCGCAAAAGTAAAATCAAAACTTCCTGAAGGAATTTCTTTAGCCTATCTTAAACTTCACGAAACCGAAAACTCTTACGGAGAATGGTTCGCAGAAGATAATTAATATTTTTACTGAAAATTAAAATACAAAAGGTGCTTAAAACAACCATTAATTTAGAGCCAGGGAAAAAAGTATACTTTGCTTCAGATCAGCATTTTGGTGCTCCAAATCCTAAAGAGAGCAAAATACGTGAAGAAAAATTTATCCGATGGATGAATGAAATCAAAGAAGATGCTCAGGTTTTATTTTTGATGGGCGATTTGTTTGATTTTTGGCATGAATGGAATCATGTGATTCCGAAAGGCTACGTGCGTGTTCTCGGAAAAATTGCCGAATTGAAAGATCATGGCGTTCAGGTTTATTTTTTTGTAGGAAACCACGATTTGTGGATGAAAGATTATCTGGAAGAAGAGATTGGCTGCACTGTTTTTTACAAGAAACAATATTTTGAAATCGCCGGAAAGCAGTTTCTTTTAGCGCATGGTGACGGATTAGGTCCTGGAGACAAAGGATATAAAAGAATGAAAAAAGTCTTTACAAATCCTATTGCACAATGGTTTTTCAAATGGTTGCATCCCGATATTGCCATGAAAATCGCTTTGTACATGTCTCAGAAAAATAAAATGATTTCGGGAGATGAAGACAAGGCATTTTTGGGAGAAGACAAAGAGTTTTTAATTATCTATTCTAAAAAGAAGTTGGAAACCGAAAAAATAGACTACTTTATTTATGGTCATCGACATTTGCCGATGGTTTTAGATTTAGGGAAAAATTCTAAATACATCAATCTGGGAGACTGGATTTCCTATTTTACATACGGAGTTTTCGAACACGATTTTGAATTGAAAACTTTTGAGAAAAAGGAATAAAAAAAATTACCCCATAAATGAGGTAATTCTTGTAAAAAGATTTTACAATCTTTATTACTAATCCATATTCCGAGAATGAAGTTACAAAAACTTGACCAAATTTTTAATTTTAATATTAAAAAATAATTAAAAGTTATATTTGTTATAATAAATGCTTCGTTTTGAGCTAATAACAAGTTTTAAAATATTTATATCATTGGAAAATATATTCGACATAAAGACAGAAGATGACTTTTTGGCTGCATCACTCAAGACATTTCGTTATCAATATGACAACATCGAAGTGTATAGAAAATTTGTTGATTATCTGAAAATAGATCCGAAAGAAGTTTGTAGTTTAGATAATATTCCGTTTTTGCCTATCGAAATGTTTAAAAATCATCAGATTTTAAATAAAAATATTTCAACCGATTTGTTTTTTCAGAGCTCAGGAACAACGCAGATGAATTTGTCTAAACATTTCATTGCTGATGAGAATATTTATCAAGAAAGTATTTACAAAAGTTTTGAGCAGTTTATAGGAAAGCCTGAAGACTTTATTTTCTTAGGATTGCTACCGAGTTATCTTGAAAAACAAAATTCATCTTTAATCTACATGGTCGATTATTTGATGAAAAAGTCTGGAAGACCTGAAAATGGATATTTTCTTTACAATCATGAAGATTTATTTAAACTTTTAAATGAGTTGAAAGATAAAAAAGTTATTCTCTTTGGAGTTTCTTTTGCGCTTTTAGATTTTCTGGATTTCTTCAACGCAAACTCTCAAACCCTCCAATTCTCTGACTCTCTGACTGTCATAGAAACAGGCGGAATGAAAGGCAGAAAAGAGGAAATGACAAAAGATGAATTATTGAAGATTTTACAGTCAGGTTTTAAAACCGATAAAATTTATTCAGAATATTCAATGACCGAATTACTTTCGCAGGCATATTCTTTAGGACAAAACGAGTATAAATCTCCAAATTGGATGCGGATTTTAATAAGAAATGTAGAAGATCCTTTCAGTTATGAAAAAGAAGGTAAAACCGGAGCGATTAATATTATTGATTTAGCAAATATTCATTCATGTTCATTTATTGCTACTCAGGATTTAGGGAAGATTGTTGGAGATAAATTCCAGGTTTTAGGAAGGATTGATCATTCTGATATTCGAGGATGTAGCTTGTTGGTGAGTTGATTGGTTTGGAGAGTTTTAGAATGGGAGAATTTTAGAGTTTAATAAGTCGTTTCTTAAAAATACTAATGTTAAAAATAGAAGAACTTATTCATGCATACATTCATTCTCAATGTGATTTTGAGAAAGAAATTGTGCTGACTAACCATTTTCAAGCAGATTGGGAAGCTGATATTTTAATTATAGATTCTGAAGGTTTCAGTCATGAAATAGAAATTAAACTTTCTAAAAGTGATTTTAAAAGTGATTTTAAAAAATCTTATGTTAATACTTCAACAGGTGAGAAGTTTCTGAAACACGATAAAATTTGCTGTGGTGATTATATCTGTAATTCTTTCAGTTTTTTGTTACCGATGGGAATGATTGAGCATTCTGAAATTCCTGAACATTGCGGGATTATTGAGTTTTATCACAATGTAGATTCTTGGGAAACAGAATTTTATTTAATAAGAAAGCCTAAAAAAGTACACGAAGATTCTTATTGGAAATTGGCAGATAAAGATTTGTTCATAAGAAAAATGGCACTTAATCTTCTGTATAAAAAAATGGAAGTGAAAGGAAAACATGAAGAACTCATCTTTAAAAATCCTTTTGAAATAAAGAAAACAAAATAAAAATTCCTGCCTAAAAAGACAGGAATTCATTTTTATATAAAGCATTAATTATTTTACTTCGGGTTTTTCTATCAACAGATTGTACGTCAATGCTGCAAAAATTCCACCTAAAATAGGAGCTGTAATAAATAGCCATAGCTGAGAAAGAGCTTCGCCGCCTGCAAAAATTGCAGGGCCAATACTTCTTGCTGGGTTTACTGAAACTCCGGTTATTTTAATGCCAACAATATGAATTAAAACCAGAGAGAAGCCAATTGCTAAGCCTGCAAAACCACCATTGATGTTTTTTGTAGAAGTTGATCCCAAAATAACCATCAAAAAGATGAAGGTGAAAATGAATTCAGCCACAAACGCGGCAACAGTATTGTATTGATCGAGGTATCCTGTTCCCCAGCCGTTAGATCCCAAAGCCCATGGTTTTATTTCTGCGCCCGGATGGTTGGTGAAAATTAGATAAAGAATGCCGGCTCCGATAATGGCTCCGATAATCTGTGCAATAACGTAGCGAACGGCTTCGTCCATCTTCATTCTTCCTGCTGCAACCATGGCAATAGAAATCGCAGGATTGATATGGCATCCTGAAATGTGACCAATAGCGTAAGCCATTGCAACTACACTCAGACCAAATGCGAAAGAAATTCCTAAAAGTCCTACTCCTGTAGTTCCGTCTGCGCCTGCAATTACGGCGCTTCCACAGCCAATTAAAACTAAGACCATAGTGCCGAACATTTCGGCTACGAATTTTGAGGTTTTTGAAATCATCTCTTATTGTATTTTTTAATTAGAAAGCTAATTTACAAAAATTAATAATTCAACATTTATTTATTTTTAATATTTATTTTACTATAATTGTGGTTTTATTTTTAAAAATAATTATTATAATTAACTGTTTTTAAGTAAAAGTTTTTAAAAGTAAATTATTATGTTTTTGCTTTAAATTAATACCTTTGAACGTAAGAAAATCAATATTTATTCGTTTTACAGTTTAAATGGTATTTAATGAGGAAATATCTTTTTATAATCACTTTATTTGTTTATCATAGTTTTTGTGGGCAACAATCTAAAAAAGCATTGCCTTGCTATGATCTTGCAGAAGTTTTAAAAGTGGAAGCAACGCCACTTTATAAATCACATTTGGATGCTTCGAAAAGTTTTAATGTAAAAATTCTGAAAACAACAAGTACCGTTCAAAAATATATCAACAGCGGAAAATTTCATTCCATCAAAAAGTCTGGAAAAGGCTATAAGGTTCAAAAATTAGATTACAGCAGAGCCTGGATGGTTTCTAAAGGGAAATCGACTTTAGAAAAAATGGGCGCGAGGTTTAGTAAAGAAACCAAAGGTCATACTTTTACTGTTTCATCAATTACAAGAACGTTAGAGGATCAATGCCGATTGAGAAAGGTAAATTCTAATGCGAGTTTAGGAATCAGTTCACACAATTACGGTAATTCTTTTGATATTTCTTATGTAAGATTTAATGGTGTTTTAAAGAATAATCCAAAAATGGAGGCTGCTTTAGAAAAGGTGTTGAAATATTATGCCGATGCAGGGCAAATTTATTATATTAAAGAAAAGCAACAGAGCTGTTTTCATGTGACTGTGAGAAATTATTAAATAATTATTATTTATTCATGGGATGTTTGTGTAGTTTATGGATTATCAATAATTTTATGCACCGAATTAAAAACTATTTTTATGAATAATTTAAACAGAGAAGAATATTCCATGGCCGTAGAAGGCTGGATTATGGCAAAGCAAGACATTCAACGAGTTGCAGAGCTTTTTCCTCCCAATTACGTATTCAATTTATCACCTGAGCAAGTGCAATGGCTTAAGAAAAATAACTCTAACAAAGAATTTTGTGTAGAAATAGGAGTTGTTAAAGATCAATTGTCAATAATTTTATGCCCATTAAACGAAAAAGGGACTAAAGTTGAAGTTGGTGAAGCTCCTTATTCTTCTTTTGAAGCTTTAGACCGTGACTTGAAATTAACCGAAATTCAAACGTATACAATTGTTAAAAATGCATTGCTATCAAAAGATATGCGCAAAATTGATAATGATGCTGATATGTTTTTTCCCATTACCAGCCAACCTGTAATGGAGCAGGATAAAGCGGTAGATTCTATCGAATCATGGCAGAGTAACGGGCAAGACTGGTTTTATGCCCAATACAAACAAGATAAAGGGAGAGGTATTTTTAATAAGTTTTATGTGCCTTCAGATAAAATTTGTCATGCAGATGAAGGGCTTAGTTTTGTTTGTTCTTTTGGATTGAAATATTCAGAAATTTATCAAAAACAATTACCTGCATTAATCTTTATTTCTTTTCATAACTATTTAGGTAACGGAAGTGCACAAACCATCTCAAATACTTATGACTATGCAAAGCCATGTCCTCCAATCTGTAAAATACCAGATCTTGGGACAGATGATTAATTACTAAAAATGGTAGAATTTTACAAAACATTTTTATTTATAAATTATGGGCTGCTTTCAGTCCTCATTTTCCTGATATTTTGGAAATATACCATTCTTAATAAAATAGAAAAGCAATATACATATTATATTGTTTTTCTGTTTTTAATAGAATTGTGCAGTTTTGTATTGCCTTATCTATTAGAATTAAAAGATACCTCTTTTTTATATCATTTCTTTATCGCAGGTGAATTTTTACTTTTAACGGGGATTTTTATAAGAAAGCTGAATCTAAATAAACTATTCTTAATTTTTTCGGCACTTTTGTCGATTGGGTTTTTGTTTGTGATTTATGGCTTAAAGATTAGTTTTAATTATGATTTGGCGAAAATAGTTTCCAATCTGATTATTATATGTCTTGTTGCCGTATTTTTGATTCAGCAAATTAAAAACGGGAAAAATATTGATCGATTTATTTTGGTAGATGCAAGTATCTTTTTTTATTATTCAGTTTCTGTTCTTATTTTTGTAGTCTTATCACAATTCGTTAATCTGTCTACAGAAAGTGTTTACTTAATAATGGGCGTCAATAATGTTTTGTCAACTTTTCTTTATTGTTCAATCTTATATACCTTTTTAAAATTAAAGAAGTAACCTTAAATATCAATCTGCTTATTCTGATAATTGTAACGCTTGCAATTATCGTGTTTTTTATATTGGTGGCGTACAAAACTTTTGTAGACCGTATTATAAAAGAAAAAGAAGTGCAGAGTTTAGCAGAAATTCAGCATCAAAAAAAGCTGATTTTAGAAAGTACCAAGGTACAGGAAGAAGAGCGTAAAAGAATTGCTATATCCGTGCATGATGATATTGGTAACAGATTAAACATCCTTTCTTTATGGCTTAATAACCTTGATATTGAAGATGAATCTACTTCTAATGTAATTTCAGGTCAGATCTCAGAATTAATTGACAGTACAAGAAATATCTCACATTCACTTTATCCTGTCAACTTAGAAAAATTAGGTTTGATTTTGTATATCGAAGAACTTATTACCAATTTGTCGGCAAGAATCAATATTTCACTTTTTGTTTCTTCAAAATATATACAAAAAGATCTCTTTACAGAAGTTCAGATTTACAGGATTATACAGGAGTTTACCACCAATGTGATTAAGCATTCAAATGCCGATAAAATAGACATCGTCATCAAAGATTTTAATGATTTTACAGGAATTATTATCTTTGATAATGGGCAAGGATTTGATTATGAAAAGGTTAAAAAAGGGATGGGAATCAAGAATATAGAATCAAGACTACAGTCGATGGATGCCCAATTCAA
The sequence above is a segment of the Chryseobacterium turcicum genome. Coding sequences within it:
- a CDS encoding 6-pyruvoyl trahydropterin synthase family protein — encoded protein: MIRITKIFTFETAHVLYNYDGKCKNMHGHSYKLFVTVKGKPVNDLENPKNGMVVDFGDIKDIVKSEIVDVWDHSVLINGVSPHRELGESLENQGHKVIYCTFQPTCENMLYAIAAKVKSKLPEGISLAYLKLHETENSYGEWFAEDN
- a CDS encoding UDP-2,3-diacylglucosamine diphosphatase; protein product: MLKTTINLEPGKKVYFASDQHFGAPNPKESKIREEKFIRWMNEIKEDAQVLFLMGDLFDFWHEWNHVIPKGYVRVLGKIAELKDHGVQVYFFVGNHDLWMKDYLEEEIGCTVFYKKQYFEIAGKQFLLAHGDGLGPGDKGYKRMKKVFTNPIAQWFFKWLHPDIAMKIALYMSQKNKMISGDEDKAFLGEDKEFLIIYSKKKLETEKIDYFIYGHRHLPMVLDLGKNSKYINLGDWISYFTYGVFEHDFELKTFEKKE
- a CDS encoding LuxE/PaaK family acyltransferase; the encoded protein is MENIFDIKTEDDFLAASLKTFRYQYDNIEVYRKFVDYLKIDPKEVCSLDNIPFLPIEMFKNHQILNKNISTDLFFQSSGTTQMNLSKHFIADENIYQESIYKSFEQFIGKPEDFIFLGLLPSYLEKQNSSLIYMVDYLMKKSGRPENGYFLYNHEDLFKLLNELKDKKVILFGVSFALLDFLDFFNANSQTLQFSDSLTVIETGGMKGRKEEMTKDELLKILQSGFKTDKIYSEYSMTELLSQAYSLGQNEYKSPNWMRILIRNVEDPFSYEKEGKTGAINIIDLANIHSCSFIATQDLGKIVGDKFQVLGRIDHSDIRGCSLLVS
- the aqpZ gene encoding aquaporin Z, which produces MISKTSKFVAEMFGTMVLVLIGCGSAVIAGADGTTGVGLLGISFAFGLSVVAMAYAIGHISGCHINPAISIAMVAAGRMKMDEAVRYVIAQIIGAIIGAGILYLIFTNHPGAEIKPWALGSNGWGTGYLDQYNTVAAFVAEFIFTFIFLMVILGSTSTKNINGGFAGLAIGFSLVLIHIVGIKITGVSVNPARSIGPAIFAGGEALSQLWLFITAPILGGIFAALTYNLLIEKPEVK
- a CDS encoding DUF5715 family protein; this encodes MRKYLFIITLFVYHSFCGQQSKKALPCYDLAEVLKVEATPLYKSHLDASKSFNVKILKTTSTVQKYINSGKFHSIKKSGKGYKVQKLDYSRAWMVSKGKSTLEKMGARFSKETKGHTFTVSSITRTLEDQCRLRKVNSNASLGISSHNYGNSFDISYVRFNGVLKNNPKMEAALEKVLKYYADAGQIYYIKEKQQSCFHVTVRNY
- a CDS encoding sensor histidine kinase produces the protein MFNLIYLFKIKEVTLNINLLILIIVTLAIIVFFILVAYKTFVDRIIKEKEVQSLAEIQHQKKLILESTKVQEEERKRIAISVHDDIGNRLNILSLWLNNLDIEDESTSNVISGQISELIDSTRNISHSLYPVNLEKLGLILYIEELITNLSARINISLFVSSKYIQKDLFTEVQIYRIIQEFTTNVIKHSNADKIDIVIKDFNDFTGIIIFDNGQGFDYEKVKKGMGIKNIESRLQSMDAQFKWKSIINKGSRLIFKIQKKQ